Proteins encoded by one window of Microbacterium testaceum:
- the gcvT gene encoding glycine cleavage system aminomethyltransferase GcvT, with protein sequence MTETPAPPRTSPLNDRHEALGASFTDFGGWNMPVRYTSDLAEHRAVREAAGLFDISHMAEFRVEGEKAAAFLDYVLAGRLSTMKIGKAKYSLVLAESGGIVDDVIVYRLGEQSFLVISNAGNRDAVASAFDLAQRTWVPAPATEVPEPVEGTGTLAVADVTDDYALIALQGPEARGILNSTPGVEITGTALDELGYYAWTEGTFDGAPLFVARTGYTGEDGYELMIPTAQAAALWDAALTAGTDRGLVPCGLAARDTLRLEAGMPLYGHELSRDIVPAQAGLGRVVAVDKEAFVGKDGLSSGPADAPVLVGLVSEGRRAGRAGYAVLHGDDTVGEITSGALSPTLGHPVAMAFVAPAASAIGTELSIDVRGTRIPATVTALPFYRRNA encoded by the coding sequence ATGACCGAAACCCCCGCTCCACCGCGCACCTCCCCGCTGAACGATCGGCACGAGGCCCTCGGCGCCTCGTTCACCGACTTCGGCGGCTGGAACATGCCCGTGCGCTACACCTCCGACCTCGCCGAGCACCGCGCCGTGCGCGAGGCCGCGGGCCTGTTCGACATCTCGCACATGGCCGAGTTCCGCGTCGAGGGAGAGAAAGCGGCCGCGTTCCTCGACTACGTGCTCGCCGGCCGCCTGTCGACCATGAAGATCGGCAAGGCCAAGTACTCGCTCGTGCTCGCCGAGAGCGGCGGCATCGTCGACGATGTCATCGTCTACCGCCTGGGGGAGCAGAGCTTCCTCGTCATCTCGAATGCCGGCAATCGGGATGCCGTGGCCTCGGCGTTCGACCTGGCTCAGCGCACGTGGGTCCCCGCGCCAGCGACCGAGGTCCCGGAGCCTGTCGAAGGGACCGGAACCCTCGCGGTGGCCGACGTCACCGACGACTACGCCCTCATCGCCCTGCAGGGCCCCGAGGCCCGCGGCATCCTGAACTCCACCCCGGGAGTCGAGATCACCGGCACCGCCCTCGACGAGCTGGGCTATTACGCCTGGACCGAGGGCACCTTCGACGGGGCGCCACTGTTCGTCGCCCGCACCGGGTACACCGGCGAAGACGGCTACGAGCTCATGATCCCCACCGCGCAGGCCGCCGCCCTGTGGGATGCCGCTCTCACCGCGGGCACCGACCGGGGCCTCGTGCCGTGCGGTCTCGCCGCGCGCGACACCCTGCGCCTCGAGGCCGGCATGCCGCTGTACGGCCACGAGCTCTCGCGCGACATCGTCCCCGCACAGGCGGGTCTCGGCCGCGTCGTCGCCGTCGACAAAGAAGCGTTCGTCGGCAAGGACGGCCTGTCGTCCGGCCCCGCCGACGCCCCCGTGCTCGTCGGCCTCGTCTCGGAGGGACGTCGCGCCGGTCGCGCGGGCTACGCCGTCCTGCACGGCGACGACACCGTCGGCGAGATCACCAGCGGCGCCCTCAGCCCCACCCTCGGCCACCCCGTGGCCATGGCGTTCGTCGCACCCGCGGCATCCGCCATCGGAACCGAACTGTCCATCGACGTGCGCGGAACCCGTATCCCCGCGACCGTCACCGCCCTTCCCTTCTATCGGAGAAACGCATGA
- a CDS encoding Ig-like domain repeat protein — protein sequence MLLGALRDSGRAIASSWWRLLVVQAIFAVALTVVFFALGVALAAQGTALYDWVSEAPATVEPRIAAVGVLASAIVALAGSPLVLVTIAALARLVDASLAGQRPRMWRSLLAGVRLVPRLLLAAGISVLAVALAFICAPFVSALGVLALAVLGIRSLIRRRSGRPNVTRWRLWLVLAVPFGVLGRVLPTAVLLVPAAVLEPAWPRAAVIAAEKAAAGRRRQVLGAWLLSVLVALAVVTGAGLLGQTLDATSGALLSGIVPLLLAPLPLVVAVALYRRAAGPSGRVLPVASPVVPSTTPVPSPVMARVATAVVMALVLPLGTATTGSAAIAQDAVTPVTSFTVTSAADTTDATALASQKASCLAGSGDCTLRAALAAAADVAASGAPRATITISGAPVITLAAPLRFEPDTVTTGGGSGGTGGEEQPGTGEDHPTPTPAPSETTPSETPAPVQTESPSEGGDPSPASSETPAPSPTPEPSASVAPSASSAGELGGAVMKLASNVVSSAQTTTEASSGETGSETGGGSSGGTPSAITSGTLEIIGNGAVIDGGGTMRLLWAASDHWALSISDLTLRGGFDTYTGGALIAAMTSTTLTRTVFRGNQGGFSAGAVFARDLTVDSSSFLDNTLSLGSEGSRGAAIYTTGATTIVNSTFGRNKITDQWDKTRNQGADVWADAGMTVVNSTFVDFDGGSLGSPSTSTDGGAVPTSTVRNSLFSTNAIDTPALACSGRLSGDHNAHAQGDGSCPGSPTVNRGQSYFGALDETGAVPVYPLGGAQLNVVAGTGTDCPSLDARGGHRPAQGCDLGAVQFDGSTSLAASASTDTDVRGSATFRATVRATTPGAAQGTVTFTVDGKTYGPVRLTEASIPNGIMDTAVVQVPGLRGGASYDYAAVFTGTAPYTDSASITQTLTIAGDVVAVSLDCAAETPRGVCSGADWTLEDAAALSAVVTVADDQPGTVVLSSDATGKTVVAGPVAVTDGTASFSLSGATLGAGRHVLWAVYTRDDSSGGGVTARSQTLLIRSSATVTLSFPGTTALYGDPVRSAATVTVTGSGPVPTGTVFVGGQSATLDAQGRAVVNGANIPWGVDSFTATYLGDEVYGRAASEAVPLRVTEAATTTAFDSATPSSVTAGLPVTATVFVDAVAPSAVIPRGALTLLSDGVPVTGARIGIDSANGTRTSFTVVVPGDALAAGDHVLTAAFASDSGFSASTSAAQPVRVVATATVTSLQASATAVRWNDAVTFTATVTAAGDSRTPSGSVQFVRGTTVLASVALAACASGPGCATSTFAAPAGSLGVGGGPVVARYVGSPVFAASTSDEVALTVARAIPTLTLDAPGAIAYSADATVDVKVAADGLHPEDGVVTLRAVAADGTSIPLGTPSLSNGAVRLQAGTTLVPGTYTVTADFAGDERFEPASATRTLVVNAASTSTSLDSDSPRTVSWNSDLGVGVSVMNRSGEARPEGLVIVTLSGIEVGRTTVSAADDTGVAGERHVVVPAHFGEQIQSLRSSGALTARFEATGAFASSTATDVWNAPASQTITLTALETRASVKTTAELGGFVEAVASISVPGAPAGFVAQGGVRFTLRGPDGRDIGNDSASLVGGVAKLSSTWLGKVRATSRGSYTVSVSYLGQNGDDRYVAPQGGNYAFDTVQLFPGAVAFGLTPPSSVSVGSTLSIPVTVTGVVQPTGTVRIRSADHFVDDLGSDATLVNGSATATFPLPQTLLRMDTDYRFVVDYSGDAANTEGTSQEFTVRVTRIPTRVLLAPGDQRPGADAVFADTVTSYQVSVDAAGAQPTGLVRLSRNGKPFATGVVGPTGSVRVTARTSGIQTGTVEAQFLPGDDRFAPSSAQIAQDWIAAPVVVTVDPGQPQAGRLNPVKVAVRYAHEANPLLLGSALPARAPQGAVVIGDGQGATCTAYVGPTDGDADRAASGSCDLLFDGGGYRIVTATYAGADNYAAGTGSAFVEFGLSEPTVSLTVGQNERWGGLTTVPVSWSVAGPRAGSDLGTVEIRRGDTVVCTAAVLSGTCQVTLPAYQRTNGDALFTLDYSGTKAWKATTVTRQGQIVACVPFTAPTASPAGSASVELVTAPDCGGGTGYFESTPVFVRVAAGEKYDVDDVTVNGVSIGATVGQFVNPPVSIAGPDSLRPMTVTATASARCIPVVLSVQNYDGAVLPSDALRYDVRGKCGYDVKRTGDRIETMAAWDFDFTVTLDRSKVRSREQFVGWGDGAQLISGGGVRADSITVKVTPDTAFVSAAVEPKCYALPEIAQPIGGTITVDTPTNCYDRVTGTSAYRYGTTVAGTLKDTGAGAKTYFAAWAGSTDRYSPISESTAPLGSRRFSFSIGDRPFTIGATYGTCVSLSTSMVGDLYDDGKVDIQTPGNCPAVGGTASSPWYISGTAVTMEATGGSSGLSFLGWAGLPVKGSANAVAKVTAVLTQDTSAVAAYGKWQNCKRIDLSSQPAGALDVSLDFGPQGNPCDVAYKGVNARFYDQGTEGGQELTFNATPISEAAKGATIVWASKSNTFADVGNGPAAKEDRPAVNLWQEGSYLSQKFHGDSAVVARACEFASISARILSPSGAVLPDLYATNQVKGSPIEDYISTAPADCGVGANPKYTRGGYAWLAGTDLQLRAAVDPEAFSVVSWEGDAAGTGTSPDAPVVLSGAGRTADGDYLHKRVTATFQAKCYTLSLPHDTQQLTVMTPPNCPGEEQTLPWLDDSMGPLGFTVPHPTTYRYLGGTDVVVSASTGGNPRFRHWSSGADSTSSEDGEYAGVHMSSDKTLVAYYSSTSTSEKFKDFGDGFVMTMSTTAKVMTGFATAAAGAYVRSLTSVVGIAGVALSATADVLTVLNVSGKAVDGIRAAGQTINSVVDMLAAPFDCLTAYSAGGDDTMLFAMQNFVGGGIALGATYGTQTTTAFAKSTSFTKMVNSVERALIAAEPAMTGASATGLAIKATVAATNAKARAAKGGQTAAGVWTDKAGTNAFAACMQKKMAAGLDTLAYAVTFGDDTPSSDASWLKGLAPTG from the coding sequence ATGCTCTTGGGTGCCCTGCGTGATTCCGGTCGAGCCATCGCGTCGTCGTGGTGGAGGCTACTGGTGGTTCAGGCGATCTTCGCCGTCGCTTTGACCGTGGTCTTCTTCGCCCTCGGGGTTGCGCTCGCGGCCCAGGGCACCGCTCTGTACGACTGGGTGTCCGAGGCGCCGGCTACGGTCGAGCCTCGCATCGCCGCGGTCGGAGTGCTCGCTTCGGCGATCGTCGCCCTGGCGGGTTCCCCGCTCGTCCTCGTCACGATCGCAGCGCTCGCGCGCCTGGTCGACGCCTCGCTGGCGGGCCAGCGCCCGCGGATGTGGCGCTCGCTGCTGGCCGGGGTGCGGCTTGTCCCGCGTCTTCTCCTCGCCGCGGGGATCTCCGTCCTCGCCGTCGCCCTCGCTTTCATCTGCGCCCCCTTCGTGAGCGCGCTGGGCGTTCTCGCGCTCGCAGTCCTCGGCATCCGCTCCCTCATCCGCCGCCGAAGCGGACGACCGAATGTCACCCGCTGGCGCCTGTGGCTGGTGCTCGCTGTGCCCTTCGGGGTGCTGGGGCGCGTGCTCCCCACGGCGGTGCTGCTCGTGCCGGCCGCCGTGCTCGAACCGGCGTGGCCGCGCGCGGCCGTGATCGCCGCAGAGAAGGCAGCAGCCGGTCGTCGCCGGCAGGTTCTCGGGGCGTGGCTGCTCAGCGTGCTCGTCGCTCTCGCCGTCGTGACCGGGGCCGGTCTGCTCGGGCAGACGCTCGATGCCACTTCCGGCGCTCTGCTGTCGGGGATCGTGCCGCTACTGCTCGCTCCGCTGCCGCTGGTGGTGGCCGTCGCGCTCTACCGTCGTGCTGCGGGCCCGTCGGGGCGTGTCCTCCCCGTGGCATCGCCCGTAGTGCCCTCGACGACGCCGGTGCCCTCTCCGGTGATGGCGCGCGTGGCGACGGCCGTGGTGATGGCGCTGGTCCTGCCCCTGGGGACGGCGACCACGGGCTCCGCGGCGATCGCTCAGGATGCCGTCACCCCGGTCACCTCGTTCACGGTCACCTCGGCGGCGGACACGACGGATGCCACGGCCCTCGCGTCTCAGAAGGCCTCGTGTCTCGCGGGCAGCGGGGACTGCACCTTGCGCGCCGCGCTCGCCGCTGCGGCGGACGTCGCCGCGTCGGGGGCGCCGCGAGCGACCATCACGATCTCGGGTGCCCCGGTCATCACGCTGGCGGCTCCTCTGCGCTTCGAGCCCGACACGGTGACCACCGGCGGTGGATCCGGCGGCACCGGGGGAGAGGAACAGCCCGGAACGGGGGAGGACCACCCCACCCCGACGCCGGCCCCGTCCGAGACGACTCCTTCGGAGACCCCCGCTCCGGTGCAGACGGAGAGTCCGTCGGAGGGCGGTGACCCGTCGCCGGCGTCTTCGGAGACTCCTGCGCCCTCGCCCACGCCCGAGCCCTCGGCATCCGTTGCTCCCTCCGCGTCGTCCGCGGGCGAGCTCGGCGGTGCCGTGATGAAGCTCGCGTCGAACGTCGTCTCCTCGGCGCAGACCACCACCGAGGCGTCGTCCGGGGAGACCGGCTCGGAGACGGGCGGCGGGTCGAGCGGAGGAACTCCCTCGGCAATCACCAGCGGCACGCTCGAGATCATCGGCAACGGCGCCGTGATCGACGGTGGCGGAACGATGCGTCTGCTGTGGGCCGCGAGCGATCACTGGGCGCTCTCGATCAGCGACCTCACCCTGCGGGGCGGCTTCGACACGTACACCGGCGGAGCGCTCATCGCCGCGATGACGTCAACGACCCTCACGCGGACGGTCTTCCGCGGCAACCAGGGCGGCTTCAGCGCCGGTGCCGTCTTCGCGCGCGATTTGACCGTCGACTCGAGCAGCTTCCTCGACAACACCCTCTCGCTGGGTTCCGAGGGCTCGCGCGGCGCGGCGATCTACACCACGGGTGCGACGACCATCGTCAACTCCACGTTCGGCCGCAACAAGATCACCGACCAGTGGGACAAGACGCGCAACCAAGGCGCGGACGTGTGGGCCGACGCCGGCATGACGGTCGTCAACTCGACCTTCGTCGACTTCGACGGCGGATCGCTGGGCAGCCCGTCGACCAGCACCGACGGGGGCGCCGTTCCGACCTCGACGGTGCGCAACTCCCTGTTCAGCACGAACGCGATCGATACCCCGGCCCTCGCCTGCTCCGGTCGACTGTCGGGCGACCACAACGCGCACGCGCAGGGCGACGGCAGCTGCCCCGGCTCGCCGACCGTGAACCGCGGCCAGTCCTACTTCGGGGCCCTCGATGAGACCGGCGCCGTCCCCGTCTACCCCCTCGGCGGGGCACAGCTGAACGTGGTGGCCGGCACGGGAACCGACTGCCCGAGCCTCGACGCGCGCGGCGGCCACCGTCCGGCCCAGGGCTGCGACCTCGGAGCCGTGCAGTTCGACGGCTCCACTTCCCTGGCGGCCAGCGCGAGTACCGACACCGATGTGCGCGGCAGCGCGACCTTCCGGGCGACGGTCCGGGCGACCACCCCCGGAGCGGCGCAGGGCACTGTCACCTTCACCGTCGACGGCAAAACCTACGGCCCTGTTCGCCTCACCGAGGCCTCGATTCCGAACGGGATCATGGACACGGCCGTCGTGCAGGTGCCGGGGTTGCGCGGCGGCGCCTCGTACGATTACGCGGCGGTATTCACCGGCACAGCGCCTTACACCGACAGTGCGTCGATCACGCAGACCCTCACGATCGCGGGCGACGTCGTCGCCGTCTCTCTCGACTGTGCGGCGGAGACGCCCCGCGGGGTGTGTTCGGGAGCGGATTGGACGCTGGAGGATGCCGCTGCTCTCTCCGCCGTCGTGACCGTCGCCGACGATCAGCCGGGCACGGTGGTGCTGTCCTCAGACGCCACCGGCAAGACCGTGGTCGCCGGACCGGTGGCCGTGACCGACGGCACGGCATCATTCTCTTTGTCCGGCGCAACCCTCGGTGCCGGTCGGCACGTCCTCTGGGCGGTGTACACCCGCGACGATTCGTCCGGCGGCGGAGTCACGGCACGCTCGCAGACGCTCTTGATCCGTTCATCGGCCACCGTGACGCTGTCCTTCCCGGGCACGACAGCGCTGTACGGCGACCCCGTGCGCTCCGCGGCGACGGTGACGGTCACTGGATCGGGCCCCGTGCCGACGGGAACGGTCTTCGTGGGCGGTCAGTCCGCCACGCTCGACGCGCAGGGGCGGGCCGTCGTGAACGGCGCGAACATCCCGTGGGGCGTCGACTCCTTCACCGCTACCTACCTCGGCGACGAGGTCTACGGACGAGCCGCGTCCGAGGCGGTCCCGCTCCGGGTGACCGAGGCAGCGACGACCACCGCGTTCGATTCCGCGACTCCGTCGTCGGTGACGGCCGGTCTGCCGGTGACAGCGACCGTCTTCGTCGATGCCGTCGCTCCCAGCGCCGTCATCCCCCGGGGTGCTCTCACGCTTCTGTCCGACGGCGTCCCGGTGACCGGTGCGCGAATCGGCATCGACTCCGCCAACGGAACTCGAACGAGCTTCACCGTTGTCGTCCCCGGCGACGCGCTCGCCGCCGGGGACCACGTCCTGACCGCCGCCTTCGCGAGCGACAGCGGATTCTCGGCCTCCACCAGTGCCGCGCAGCCGGTCCGGGTCGTCGCGACCGCCACAGTCACGTCGCTGCAGGCCTCGGCGACCGCGGTGCGCTGGAACGATGCCGTGACCTTCACCGCGACGGTCACGGCCGCCGGTGACTCCCGAACCCCCTCGGGTTCGGTGCAGTTCGTGCGCGGGACGACGGTGCTCGCCTCCGTGGCTCTCGCCGCGTGTGCGAGCGGCCCGGGCTGCGCCACCTCGACCTTCGCCGCCCCGGCGGGATCGCTGGGCGTCGGCGGCGGGCCGGTCGTCGCGAGGTACGTCGGCTCGCCCGTCTTCGCGGCATCCACGTCCGACGAGGTCGCCCTCACGGTCGCTCGCGCCATTCCCACCCTGACCCTCGACGCCCCCGGGGCGATCGCCTACTCGGCGGATGCGACCGTCGACGTGAAGGTCGCTGCGGACGGCCTGCACCCCGAGGACGGCGTCGTGACCCTCCGCGCGGTCGCGGCCGACGGGACCTCGATTCCGCTCGGCACGCCGTCTCTCTCGAACGGTGCGGTCCGCCTGCAGGCCGGGACCACCCTGGTCCCCGGCACCTACACCGTGACTGCCGACTTCGCGGGGGACGAGCGCTTCGAACCCGCTTCGGCGACGCGCACGCTCGTCGTCAACGCCGCGTCGACGAGCACCTCCCTCGATAGCGACTCCCCGAGGACGGTGTCGTGGAACAGCGACCTCGGCGTCGGGGTCAGCGTGATGAACCGCTCCGGCGAGGCGCGGCCCGAGGGGCTCGTCATCGTCACCCTCTCGGGCATCGAGGTCGGCCGCACGACGGTGTCCGCGGCGGACGATACCGGCGTCGCGGGGGAGCGACACGTCGTCGTCCCCGCCCACTTCGGCGAGCAGATCCAGAGTCTGCGCTCCTCCGGCGCCCTCACCGCGCGTTTCGAGGCCACCGGTGCCTTCGCATCGTCGACGGCGACCGACGTCTGGAACGCCCCCGCGTCGCAGACGATCACCCTGACCGCGCTCGAGACGCGAGCCAGCGTGAAGACGACCGCAGAGCTCGGCGGTTTCGTCGAGGCTGTGGCATCCATCTCTGTACCGGGCGCCCCGGCGGGATTCGTGGCTCAGGGGGGCGTGCGCTTCACCCTTCGAGGACCCGACGGGCGCGACATCGGCAATGACAGCGCCAGTCTCGTCGGAGGTGTCGCCAAGCTGTCGTCGACGTGGCTCGGCAAGGTTCGCGCCACCAGTCGAGGGTCGTACACTGTGTCGGTCTCGTACCTCGGGCAGAACGGCGACGACCGGTACGTCGCGCCGCAGGGAGGGAACTACGCCTTCGACACCGTGCAGCTCTTCCCGGGCGCGGTCGCGTTCGGTCTGACGCCCCCGTCCTCCGTCTCAGTGGGATCGACGCTGTCGATCCCGGTGACGGTGACCGGCGTCGTTCAGCCGACGGGAACGGTCCGCATTCGCAGCGCCGACCATTTCGTCGATGACCTCGGATCGGACGCCACCCTCGTCAACGGCTCCGCGACGGCGACCTTCCCGCTGCCGCAGACGCTACTGCGCATGGATACCGACTACCGCTTCGTGGTCGATTACTCGGGCGACGCGGCCAACACGGAGGGCACCAGCCAGGAATTCACCGTCCGCGTCACCCGTATCCCCACGCGGGTGCTGCTGGCTCCCGGTGATCAGCGCCCCGGCGCGGACGCCGTGTTCGCCGACACGGTCACCTCGTACCAGGTGTCGGTAGACGCCGCCGGTGCGCAGCCGACCGGTCTCGTGCGGCTCTCGCGCAACGGCAAGCCTTTTGCGACCGGTGTCGTCGGTCCGACGGGCTCGGTGCGAGTGACCGCTCGAACATCCGGCATCCAGACCGGCACGGTCGAGGCGCAGTTCCTCCCCGGTGACGATCGCTTCGCGCCCAGCTCCGCGCAGATCGCGCAGGACTGGATCGCGGCTCCGGTCGTCGTGACGGTCGACCCCGGTCAGCCGCAGGCGGGTCGTCTGAACCCGGTGAAGGTCGCGGTTCGATACGCCCACGAGGCGAACCCCCTCCTCCTCGGCAGCGCCCTTCCCGCGCGCGCGCCTCAGGGTGCCGTCGTCATCGGCGACGGCCAGGGCGCGACCTGTACCGCGTACGTCGGTCCCACCGACGGCGACGCCGATCGTGCGGCATCCGGCTCATGCGACCTTCTCTTCGATGGCGGCGGCTATCGCATCGTGACCGCAACGTACGCGGGGGCTGACAACTACGCCGCGGGCACCGGCTCGGCTTTCGTCGAGTTCGGCCTGTCGGAGCCGACGGTCAGCCTGACCGTGGGGCAGAACGAGCGCTGGGGCGGCCTGACCACCGTTCCCGTGTCGTGGTCGGTGGCGGGCCCGCGTGCCGGGAGCGATCTCGGCACGGTCGAGATCCGCCGCGGTGACACCGTGGTGTGCACGGCGGCCGTCCTCAGCGGCACCTGTCAGGTCACCCTGCCGGCGTATCAGCGCACGAACGGCGACGCTCTCTTCACCCTCGACTACAGCGGGACGAAGGCCTGGAAGGCGACCACTGTCACCCGCCAGGGGCAGATCGTCGCGTGCGTCCCGTTTACGGCACCCACCGCCTCGCCCGCCGGTTCCGCGAGCGTCGAGCTCGTCACGGCCCCGGACTGCGGCGGCGGGACCGGGTACTTCGAGTCGACCCCGGTATTCGTCCGAGTCGCAGCGGGCGAGAAGTACGACGTCGACGATGTCACCGTCAACGGCGTCTCGATCGGTGCGACCGTCGGGCAGTTCGTGAACCCGCCCGTGTCGATCGCCGGACCGGATTCGCTCCGCCCCATGACGGTCACCGCGACAGCGAGCGCACGCTGCATTCCGGTCGTGCTGTCCGTCCAGAACTACGACGGGGCAGTCCTTCCCAGCGACGCGTTGCGGTACGACGTTCGCGGCAAGTGCGGCTACGACGTCAAGAGGACCGGCGATCGCATCGAGACGATGGCCGCGTGGGATTTCGATTTCACCGTCACCCTCGACCGCTCGAAGGTGCGCTCACGCGAGCAGTTCGTGGGATGGGGAGACGGCGCACAGCTCATCAGCGGCGGCGGCGTCCGCGCCGACTCGATCACGGTCAAGGTGACGCCTGACACGGCCTTCGTATCGGCTGCGGTGGAGCCGAAATGCTACGCGCTTCCCGAGATCGCCCAGCCGATCGGCGGCACCATCACCGTCGACACCCCGACGAACTGCTATGACCGGGTGACCGGTACGTCGGCGTACCGCTACGGGACGACCGTCGCGGGAACGCTGAAGGATACGGGGGCCGGCGCCAAGACCTACTTCGCCGCCTGGGCCGGCAGCACGGATCGATACTCGCCGATCTCGGAGAGCACCGCGCCTCTGGGGAGCCGCCGGTTCTCGTTCTCGATCGGCGACCGTCCCTTCACCATCGGTGCCACGTACGGCACCTGTGTGTCGCTCTCGACATCGATGGTGGGTGATCTGTACGACGACGGAAAGGTCGACATCCAAACGCCCGGTAACTGTCCCGCGGTGGGCGGCACCGCGTCCTCGCCCTGGTACATCTCCGGCACCGCGGTGACGATGGAGGCGACGGGCGGCTCCAGCGGACTGTCATTCCTCGGGTGGGCTGGTCTGCCCGTGAAGGGTTCGGCCAACGCGGTAGCGAAGGTGACCGCTGTTCTGACCCAGGACACCTCCGCCGTCGCGGCATACGGCAAGTGGCAGAACTGCAAGCGCATCGACCTGTCGTCGCAGCCGGCCGGTGCTCTCGACGTCAGCCTCGACTTCGGTCCGCAGGGCAACCCGTGCGACGTTGCCTACAAGGGGGTGAACGCTCGCTTCTACGATCAGGGCACCGAGGGCGGTCAGGAACTCACGTTCAACGCGACCCCGATCAGCGAGGCCGCAAAGGGCGCCACGATCGTCTGGGCGTCGAAGTCCAACACCTTCGCGGACGTGGGGAACGGGCCCGCGGCGAAGGAGGACCGCCCCGCGGTCAACCTGTGGCAGGAGGGTTCGTATCTCTCGCAGAAGTTCCATGGAGACTCGGCCGTCGTGGCGCGAGCGTGCGAGTTCGCCTCGATCTCGGCGCGGATTCTCTCGCCCTCGGGAGCGGTACTGCCCGACCTCTACGCGACCAACCAGGTCAAGGGCAGCCCGATCGAGGACTACATCTCTACCGCTCCGGCGGACTGCGGGGTCGGGGCGAACCCGAAGTACACCCGGGGTGGCTACGCCTGGCTCGCGGGGACCGACCTGCAGCTGCGGGCGGCCGTCGACCCTGAGGCGTTCAGCGTCGTCTCCTGGGAGGGGGATGCCGCGGGCACCGGCACCAGCCCCGACGCCCCCGTGGTGCTCTCCGGCGCCGGGCGAACGGCGGACGGTGACTACCTGCACAAGCGCGTGACCGCGACGTTCCAGGCCAAGTGCTACACGCTGTCGCTGCCGCACGACACGCAGCAGCTCACGGTCATGACACCGCCGAACTGTCCCGGCGAGGAGCAGACGCTGCCCTGGTTGGACGATTCGATGGGCCCTCTGGGGTTCACGGTCCCGCACCCCACGACGTATCGCTACCTCGGCGGCACGGACGTCGTGGTGAGCGCCAGCACGGGAGGCAACCCGCGATTCCGACACTGGAGTTCCGGCGCGGATTCCACGAGCAGCGAAGACGGGGAGTACGCCGGCGTCCACATGTCGAGCGACAAGACCCTCGTCGCCTACTACTCGTCGACGTCGACCTCCGAGAAGTTCAAGGATTTCGGCGACGGCTTCGTCATGACGATGTCGACGACAGCGAAGGTCATGACCGGCTTCGCCACCGCTGCGGCGGGCGCGTATGTTCGCTCCCTGACCAGCGTGGTGGGGATTGCGGGCGTCGCCTTGTCCGCCACCGCCGATGTGCTGACGGTGTTGAACGTGAGCGGAAAGGCCGTCGACGGAATCCGAGCCGCGGGACAGACCATCAACTCCGTGGTGGACATGTTGGCGGCTCCGTTCGATTGCCTGACCGCCTACTCCGCCGGGGGCGACGACACGATGTTGTTCGCCATGCAGAACTTCGTCGGCGGTGGCATCGCTCTCGGAGCCACGTACGGAACGCAGACGACGACGGCCTTCGCGAAGTCGACCAGCTTCACGAAGATGGTCAACTCGGTGGAGAGGGCTCTGATCGCGGCTGAACCCGCGATGACCGGCGCGTCGGCCACCGGATTGGCCATCAAGGCAACGGTCGCCGCCACGAACGCGAAGGCGAGAGCGGCCAAGGGCGGGCAGACGGCAGCTGGCGTGTGGACGGACAAGGCGGGTACCAACGCTTTCGCCGCGTGCATGCAGAAGAAGATGGCCGCGGGCCTCGACACCCTCGCCTACGCGGTCACCTTCGGCGACGACACCCCCTCGAGCGACGCGTCATGGCTGAAGGGCCTCGCCCCCACGGGGTGA
- the gcvH gene encoding glycine cleavage system protein GcvH, which translates to MTDLTALSYTSEHEWIALEGDIATVGITDFAADKLGDVVFVELPGADSAVSAGDVCGEIESTKSVGELYAPLNGTVVEVNDAVVDDPSLVNAEPFAGGWLIKIRVEGDLPSDLLDRAAYEDLTA; encoded by the coding sequence ATGACCGACCTCACCGCCCTCAGCTACACCTCCGAGCACGAGTGGATCGCCCTCGAGGGTGACATCGCCACCGTCGGCATCACCGACTTCGCCGCCGACAAGCTCGGTGACGTCGTCTTCGTCGAGCTGCCCGGCGCCGACTCGGCCGTCTCGGCCGGCGACGTCTGCGGCGAGATCGAGTCGACCAAGTCTGTCGGCGAGCTCTACGCGCCCCTGAACGGCACGGTGGTCGAGGTCAATGACGCCGTGGTCGACGACCCTTCGTTGGTGAACGCCGAGCCCTTCGCCGGCGGGTGGCTCATCAAGATTCGCGTCGAGGGCGATCTTCCCTCCGACCTGCTCGACCGCGCCGCTTACGAGGACCTCACCGCATGA